One window of Heptranchias perlo isolate sHepPer1 chromosome 15, sHepPer1.hap1, whole genome shotgun sequence genomic DNA carries:
- the LOC137332985 gene encoding solute carrier family 25 member 53-like encodes MQQNSEDSANNSVVTSLKNCGFGAASSCMATFLTFPVHKTIFRQQIHGFIIRKAVAQLCQEGLIKFYRGILPPLLAKTIQGTLLFGTYDSLIGNMSAEGTHLYHRCIAGSLSGIIEALVLTPFERIQNVLQDHRKDVKFPNIQSILKEFNSYSIKDKLQLGYYRGFLPILLRNGTGSALYFSFKDPIKNSLLDKGLPSGISAFVSGSFNGMIVCFILYPLSAVIANMQSHFGEEKMSFRNFIANFWVSRARSLLYVYRGGSLVILRSCITWGITTTIYELLKATHCPEN; translated from the coding sequence ATGCAGCAGAACTCTGAAGACTCAGCCAACAACTCTGTGGTAACCTCATTGAAAAACTGCGGATTTGGAGCTGCCTCTAGCTGCATGGCTACATTTCTGACGTTCCCAGTCCACAAAACAATTTTCCGACAGCAAATCCATGGTTTTATTATCCGGAAAGCTGTCGCTCAACTCTGTCAAGAAGGTCTCATCAAATTTTACAGAGGAATTCTCCCTCCACTCCTAGCTAAAACCATCCAAGGCACCTTGCTGTTTGGCACTTACGATAGCCTCATTGGGAATATGTCGGCAGAGGGTACTCATTTGTACCATCGCTGCATTGCGGGATCCTTATCTGGAATTATTGAAGCCTTGGTGTTGACCCCATTTGAACGTATCCAAAATGTCCTTCAGGATCACAGGAAAGATGTTAAATTTCCCAATATTCAGAGTATCCTGAAGGAGTTCAATTCTTACAGCATTAAGGATAAGTTACAACTTGGGTACTACCGAGGCTTCCTCCCTATTCTGTTGAGGAATGGAACAGGCAgtgccctttatttctctttcaaagACCCCATTAAAAATTCACTGTTGGATAAAGGCCTTCCCAGTGGCATTTCTGCTTTTGTCTCTGGGAGTTTCAATGGAATGATAGTGTGTTTCATCTTATACCCTCTCAGTGCAGTGATTGCAAATATGCAATCTCACTTTGGAGAAGAGAAAATGAGCTTTCGGAATTTCATTGCAAACTTCTGGGTGTCTCGTGCCCGAAGCCTCTTGTACGTTTACAGGGGTGGTTCACTGGTTATACTGAGGTCCTGCATAACCTGGGGGATAACCACTACTATTTATGAACTTTTAAAGGCCACGCACTGTCCTGAAAATTAG